ctttgtggtgtgaagaagatttcttctccttccctttggaggagtccttcttcttctccttcctcttgatgcgggactcttccgatgaagtgctcccgtggcttgtagtgggcttttcgccggtctccatctccttcttggcgtgatctcccgacatcacttcgaacggttaggctctaatgaagcaccgggctctgataccaattgatagtcgcctagaggggggggggtgaatagggcgaaactgaaatttacaaatataaacacaactacaagccgggttagcgttagaaataaaacgagtccgcgagagagggtgcaaaacaaatctcaagcaaataaggagtgtgacacaaggatttgttttaccgaggttcggttctcgcaaacctactccccgttgaggtggtcacaaagaccgggtctctttcaatcctttccctctctcaaacggtccttcggaccgagtgagcttctcttctcaaatcaaagccgggaacaaaacttcccccacaagggccaccacacaattggtgcctcttgccttgattacaatggagttttgatcacaagaacaagtgagaaagaaaagaagcaatccaagcgcaagagctcaaaagaacacgacaaatctctctcgctaaacactaaagccttgtgtggaattggagaggatttgatctctttggtgtgtctagaattgaatgcctagctcttgtaagtggttgagaagtggaaaaaacTTGGattccatgaatggtgggtggttgggggtatttatagccccaaccaccaaactagccgtttggtggggctgactgtcgtatggtgcaccggacatgtccggtgtgccagccacgtcaccaaagacgttaggattcgaccgttggagctctgacttctaggcccgcctggatgtccggtggcgcaccagacatgtactgtagagtgtccggtacgccagcatgggcgtgcctgacttctgcgcgcgctagcgcgcaataaatgcgttgtaggtagccgttggcgccgaaatagccgttgccccgcagttacaccggacagtccggtgtacaccggacatgtccggtgaattatagcggaacagCCGtcgcagtttcccgaagctggcgagttcctgaggcgccgttccttggagcaccggacactgtccggtgtacaccggacagtccggtgtacaccggacagtccggtgaattatagcggagcgcctctgaaaattcccgaaggtgacgagtttgggttgaagtcctctggtgcactggacactgtccggtgcgccagaccagaggtgccttcgattgaccctttgctcctttgttgaacccattaatttgatctttttattggctaagagtgaaccttttacacctgcataatttatacactagagcaaactagttagtccaattatttgtgttgggcaattcaaccaccaaaatcaattaggaaaataggtgtaagcctaattccctttcagggcggagttgccatgaaatggcttggggtgggatgagaggaggcccttgcccctctatttatagccatggtggggggaattagggggagggatgagaggattagtgggaggatgagaggattaatgggagattagcatggatttgtcttatatgagtgtaattagcttgtagagctcaccgtatgacaccggaggcatacgtatacgtatgagcatgaggaaagttatgaagaaaatatttgtagggacttcaaaaatgattctgaaggtatttctcaggaaggaaatacttggagatatatcggcgtAATATTTgagcagtatttctgaaagagtttgagggtgatcactggggaaatatttgtaggatattttgaggatgaTTTTTgatagaatatagaccactatattttacttgttgatatcaacttgcaaacaaacattttgaaacaaaatttgaaattcattttgaatttagagcgagtttgagaaaatttcaagatttgaatttttgggatgctacaatgaCTTAGCAACTTTTCAAACACGTTTTCGAAAAGTTTTTCAACTCTCGAAACCGGAAGCGCTGTTagacctcatgcaaatgcaaccactagatgttctatgaggcactaagttttacacagaccaAAATCATTgaccccctcttaatagtacggtcatctagcctactaatccggtcaaatgtcttctctaaactcctgtagaccggcaaaaacaaaaacctatgttatacctttgccttcacttgatccacaaccaatgcttaagagtctccaagattttctgttctctatggtccaacctgcattcttatttctctaagaactgttagtccacaaatatttatcattaattaccaaaacatcactaaggggcctagatgattcacacttgGGCTCTTCCGCCACCGAGCGTCTGGACTGACGACATGATATCATGGCGTTTGAGGCTGCCTTTAGGATGCATATGTGTGCTATGCACCTTCCCGTCACGGTCAACGACAATGATATACCCCATTGTCATCAGCTCTGTCATGCACAGGGAAATAAAAAATGCGTCAAATTCAACTTCACCTACGTACGACAACAGTGACTGAAGTTTTGTAGTAGAAAGTAATGCAACTAAATTTACCGGATTTAACCTTCTCTAGAGCGTCAAACAACGCTTTGTTCCGCTATTTGTTGAGCAACTGGTGTAGAGCAGCAACACCCAAGGAAACAAATCAGAAAACACACAACAGTCGAGCATTTCGAGAAACAACACAATAGTCGAGCACGATGCAGAGAGGCTGGGAATCCAAAAAAAAAACACCAGCAACACCACCTCGCCTCGCTCACCCTAGACCCTAGTTTTATGGCTTCTTCTAGGCTACAAAAGGCACCTAGAAGACGAACAACACACCCGTACTCAGCGGGATTACAGACAAACAACGAAAACAAGTTCGTCCGATCACCACCCAATCTCCCTCCCCCCTCGCCGTTCACGTCGACAGCTCTCGGCGCAGCTTGCAGGAGAAGAGCCGACACACGTCCATGTTGAGGTCGACGACGACCGCCAGAGCGACGAACGCGGCGACGTCCTCAGCGCTCCCGACGTGCGCCACGCCGATCTCCACGGAGGGCCTGCCGCGCCGGCCCTCCCCCTGCACGGCGGCCGACATCACGAAGCCGCCCGGGGGCCAGAGCGCGTGGCCTAACTCGCCGCTGCCCCGCCGGGGGGATCCGACCGTGGTCAGGTCGATGGCGAACCGCCCGCCGCGGGCCACCGGGATGCCGGACTCGGCCACGCACACGCCCGAGCCGGTGATGTTGTTGTTGTGGTCGGGCACCAGCTCGAAGCGGTAGCCCAGCTGGGCGTCCCCGACGTGGAGTCGACGTGGATGTCGCAGAGGCGGGGGCACGGAGATGGTCTACACTagtagagattttgaaaacagaaAAAGGAAATCAAGGGTCGCTACCTCAATTACCAATTCacccgctgccgctgccgctgccagcCAAAATGGGCACAGACGGACGCGCAGACGAAAAAAAACACTTTCCGTCAGCTGCAAGAAAGGAGAACCAATTCTCCCTCGAAAAAAAAGTCCCGTCGTTTTCCTCACAGTTCCTTCGCTCTCTGGCCTCCGCTTCCACTCCCGCCCGCCCCGCCGTCGCGATGCACAAGACGGCTCAGGCCTGGTTCACCGGCGGGACCGCCGCCTCCTCCGGCGCCGCTGCCGAGTCGCAGCCGTCCCTGCTCGCTGACTGGAACTCGTACGCCGCCACCCGCTCcgacgcctcctcctcctccccgctCCCCTTCGACATCGAAGCCGCCGTCCGCTCCGCCAACGACACCGTCTCCGGCACCTTAAGCTCGTGAGTGCCTCCCCCCGTCCCCATCCCGACCCCAAAACCTCAGATCCGGTCTCCCCTCGCTCCCTCTCATCGGATCCGATCTGACCGCCTCAGGGTGACCAAGGGCGTGCGGGAGCTGCCGGGGAGCTTCCAGAGCGCCACCAGCAGCTTCCCCTCCGGAAAGGCTCTCATGTACTTCGGCCTCTTCCTCGCCACCGGCATCTTCTTCGTCTTCATCGCCTTCGCGCTCTTCCTCCCCGTCATGGTGCTCATGCcacagaagttcgccatctccttCACGCTCGGGTGCGCGCTCATCATTGCCTCGCTCTTCGCGCTTAAGGGGCCAGCCAACCAGCTCGCCCACATGACTTCCAAGGAGGTAATGCAGTTACCCCGCTTTGCACTACTGTTACTTCTACGTTTCCTGTAGTCTAAATATTAAGTCTCACTTTATCATTTGGGAGGGCGGTATGCTGTTGCTGTTATAATCATTTACTATGgtcgtgcccgtgcgttgccacgagagtAAAAAATTTAGTGTGAAACATAGATACGGAACGACAAATATTACTATATTATACAAATCTGTGTGCCAAGGAAAATTTCTCACTAAACAAAATGCAATGCAATGAAACTTGTTATACTCTTGCCATGCTACACAAGCTTTAGTTTCACAAAGTCACCACAAGCAATTCGACCAAGCAGAAACACTGCAGCACATTTGCTAGAGGTCTACACTGTTTCTGTTTCCCATTTGACGATTCTATCTGCAAAGAAGTGAATCACTCCTGGTCCTTGTATTTGTTTTTTTCCATCAGTTGACGCATCTCGAAGGACAATCTGCCTCTATTTTAGATAGTGGCAGGCAATGTCCTTTTCACATTTACTATGTCCTAAATGCTAAACCTTTAGAATTCAGAACACATTACTATGCCCTTTTCACATTTACTTAAAATACCCTAAATGCTAAACCTTCAGAATTTGGAACACATTACTATGCCCTTTTCACATTTACTTCAAATCTTAAGAAACCTCTAGTTTCAGTTAACTCTTCACTGAACTAACAGCCACTTGGACAACCATGAGTCCTTGACTGTGACATCTTCCCACGGCTTCACCCAAACCTTTGCTCTGTACAGACAGACTCTTTTTTCCATCCTCAGCTGCCTCCAGTATCAGGTCATGTAGGGTCTCGGTCACCACCTGCTGCTTGGATTTGAGCACCCTAGTAAACTCTAAAGCAGCACCCTACAAGAAAATTATCCAAGCATCATGAAGAACTCCGAGGGTGATataaccaccacaatctttgttgTTAATAGAGCTGGGATCTGAAAGCAGAGAGACTTTCCTGCCAGCAGAGTTATCAATGTGAGAAAAGGAAGACGAAACTACCATCCGCATggggaaaaacaaaaaaaaaactacATAAGATAAAGAAGAGCATTACAGAGAACACACCTAATTATAAGAATATGactgttatggtcgctagatcggtgagggattggagaggggtatcgatgggcaggaagCCAGGAACGTCGGCCGGGGGCCTCTACCCACGGCCGAGCAACAgaagggtttctcccttctaattcttgcctaaTTTATTTCTCATACATTGATTATATAAATAGGCCGGCTGGCCGCCCCTGTCACTttaaaactctcaacaaactaactgataaccttcctagataatctcaactaatctcataaataatctcaactaatcttctaatcttatctctaactatccttgtCCAATCTCCCTTGGAGGGCCTATGGTTGTTGCTGCtgcagcccctccgtgggcctctTTAGGCGCTGACAATGACATACAAAATATTTGATGTGGTGATAGGGACAGTGTTATGACATTACAAGTAAAAATAGCAATCACCATATACAATGTTTGTTGTTGCAGCTGCAGTCGAAAGCAAGCTATCTTAACGGTTCCTCGTATATTCTATTTCCATAATAACACATGAAAGCTGATCAAATCCACAATTACTAAGAAGAATTCCCAGTCTAAAAAGGGCAAAACTATATTTAAGAAATAAACACGAAAATTGATTCATAGCTCCATACAAATGTATAAACGATGGTCATTGGATCCTAAAAATAACTGTGGCACAGGAACAAATCACTGCAGCCCATGAAAATCAGCGGCATAAGTGGCTCCTCAACGAGCACACACGATCCGACTTTAACGCGTAACCACACATAACAGTAGCAGCTCCTATACTGTGATGAATCGGTTACAATAGCAGCAAAGCAGGTATTTATATACATGCTTTTAATTGGTTGGTAGCTAGTTAATTTGTTCTCATTGGCTATTAGTTCCCTTGTTAGTAGTTTAATAACATAGCAGGCCTAATCGCTGTCCTGTAGAACTTGACTTTCAACTTCTGTGGCACTCTCTTGACGCATAGGACTTCCGATGCTTAACGCCATTTCATCCACCTCGCTTTGATTTTATGGCTAACATCTTGATCAATATCACCATCTCTCTGTAGCATCGATCCCAAATAACGAAAGGTGTCCTTCTTTGGTAGTACCTGGCCTCCCAAGCTTACATCTCCATCCCGAGTTCCTCACTAATTGTAGTACcaaagtcacatctcatatactcggttttggtcctcttaattctaaatccttttgactctagggtctgacgccataactctagctttctatttactcctTCCCAGCTTTCATCTACTAGAACTACATCGTCAGCGAAAAGTATACACCAAGTGATATCTCTTTGTATATCCCTCCTGACCTCGTCTAACACTAAGGCAAATAAATAAGGGCTCAAAGCTgaaccttgatgtagtcctatgttaatcggGAAAACATTTTTATCACCATCAGTTGTCCGGACGCTAGTCACAACCTTGTCATACATGTCCTTGATGAGCGTAACATATTTTGTTGGGACTTTATGCTTATCGAACATTGTCTTGATGTCTACCAATGAATATTTCTCTACAATCAACTGTAGGTTATCCGTGCTCACTGCCTCATTGGCATTAAAATGTTCTTTTCTATTGTGTCACTTCAGTTTTTTTCTATGTTTTAGGGCAATTCTACTTTTTGTGAAATCGAAGTAAGGGTTCCTTATCTCCCTTCTGCTTGATATATAGATTATTTCACACAAGAAAACATAAAATATCAAACAAGCAATCCAGAGGGGAAATATCATCAATCTAAACAAACGGCTTGTGTTCCTTAAGCATAAAATATTTGGCTCAATATTCTGAGCATTCTAATAAACTTTGTTACAGTAATTTGTCTACAATAGATCTGTGGAGTGTGGATGAAATACTCTCTGATATACGTAAGGCTTTTCTTAGCTTGGTCCAAACTCCAAAAGCTATAGCAACTTTGTGATGGACTggatggttgcagacttggagcaACCAAAAATTCACAGGAACAACCTCCTTCCAACCCACTATTGTTATTTTAAGTCATTAGCAACAATTGGAAAATATATAATGAAGCCTtttattgtttctgtctttctgTGTAAGTAACTGTACATGAATATTTAAGAATATTAAGTCAGTACATGAATACTGCCTTAATATTGTTGAATAACTGTAATATCTGTAACATGGGAAGCACATGATGTCTGATGACGAATTTTGTCTGCTTTCCTATACAGAGGCTACCGTTTTCAGTTGGATTTATTGGATGCATGGTCGGTACAATTTATGTTTCTATGGTGCTTCACAGCTATTTCCTCTCTGTGATCTTCTCAGTCCTTCAGGTATGTCCTTGGCCAGTGCAATTTTTGTCTGGTCTGTATTTTTTCAAATCTTGCTATACTGTAGAGGTCACTTGTTTTAGTGCTTTAGGCACACTTCCTGTTTGTGAAACATCTAAAACAGGCTGATAATCTGAATAATGAGTTCACAATCAGTGTCTTCTTCATTTCGaagaggaaggaaagagtttgccTTCTCCTTCActcccaaaaaagaaaaagaaaacaaaataattctccttcCCTACTTCTCTATCGAACAATACAGTATCGTGATAAGCTGTCATCTGGTCTATGGCTTGTGAAACTGCAATCCCTCAGCATTATCTTGCGCATTTTGCTTTTCAGACTCATGCAATTTTTCTCTCTTTTCTCAACCCAGGTTCTGGCCCTTGCATATTACACCATATCCTACTTCCCTGGAGGATCTAGTGGACTGAAATTCATCTCGTCTGGTCTCTTGTCCTCGGCAACAAGCTGTTTTGGTCGATGACCTTCCTTTGTCAATTGTCATACATTTATTTGATCATACCATGTTATCGCTTTAAGATTTTTGTATGTAGCTGCTGATCATCCCTTTGAGGCTTTGTTTGGTACTCTAGTATTGACTCTAATCCTCATGTGTTGAGGTGGATTGATGTGTAAATTAGTTTATGTTACACCTCAATCcacctcaatacatgtggattttggtcaatactagagtacccaaactaggTCTGATAGAGATTCCATGGTGTTTCCTCTCCTGTTTGTTTGTCTAGACTTGGACTGGTGTTGAATATATAGATTATAGTGTGGAAATGATTCGTCGCCCCTGTATCTCATTGACTCTGTGTCCCTTGTGGCTGTAGATTGTGAAAGAAATATGCTATGACCAATTTAAAGGTAACGCTGTGGGATGATGTTGAGATTATTGCAATTCTAGAATTGCATTATAAATTGTCACGATAATTCTACCGAGCTCAATTATGTTTTCAAATGGTTGGCACTTGCCTCTGATTCAACGGTCATTTGAGATATGTGGCGTCCGATAGATTCGGCTGAAGACTGGGTTGTGAGGTCTATTAAGGCATGTTTGGTTTTGGACCCTAGTTGTATAGAATGACTTCGTTCGAGGCTTCCAACTTATGAGAATGAAATGACTTTGTTCTGCATTtgaaagatagaatgactttggTCCACTGTGAGCCAAAAGGTTTGATAGCCCGTTTGGATGTAGATATTGGAGCACTAAATTGGAAATTTGAATCAGCTTTCCTGAATTCCGTTGTTTGGTTGCACATGAAATTGAGATTAGGAATTAGAGATTCAATTTCAGGGAATTGGTAAATTCTCTCTCAATATATAACATCACCCCTTTGAATTGCGTTTAACTAGACCACATAATTTTAAACTCCAATCCTGTAACATCCAAACAATATAATTAAATTATATCTTATTTCAATATTACGACTGATTTGGTATTGAACCCAATTCAATTCTATAACCTCCAAAATCGATATCCTAACATAGCATGATAGTTTTTTTTGA
This portion of the Zea mays cultivar B73 chromosome 2, Zm-B73-REFERENCE-NAM-5.0, whole genome shotgun sequence genome encodes:
- the LOC100283226 gene encoding uncharacterized protein isoform X1 encodes the protein MGTDGRADEKKHFPSAARKENQFSLEKKVPSFSSQFLRSLASASTPARPAVAMHKTAQAWFTGGTAASSGAAAESQPSLLADWNSYAATRSDASSSSPLPFDIEAAVRSANDTVSGTLSSVTKGVRELPGSFQSATSSFPSGKALMYFGLFLATGIFFVFIAFALFLPVMVLMPQKFAISFTLGCALIIASLFALKGPANQLAHMTSKERLPFSVGFIGCMVGTIYVSMVLHSYFLSVIFSVLQVCPWPVQFLSGLYFFKSCYTVEVTCFSALGTLPVCETSKTG
- the LOC103649328 gene encoding uncharacterized protein, whose amino-acid sequence is RLHVGDAQLGYRFELVPDHNNNITGSGVCVAESGIPVARGGRFAIDLTTVGSPRRGSGELGHALWPPGGFVMSAAVQGEGRRGRPSVEIGVAHVGSAEDVAAFVALAVVVDLNMDVCRLFSCKLRRELST
- the LOC100283226 gene encoding uncharacterized protein LOC100283226, whose translation is MHKTAQAWFTGGTAASSGAAAESQPSLLADWNSYAATRSDASSSSPLPFDIEAAVRSANDTVSGTLSSVTKGVRELPGSFQSATSSFPSGKALMYFGLFLATGIFFVFIAFALFLPVMVLMPQKFAISFTLGCALIIASLFALKGPANQLAHMTSKERLPFSVGFIGCMVGTIYVSMVLHSYFLSVIFSVLQVLALAYYTISYFPGGSSGLKFISSGLLSSATSCFGR